The proteins below are encoded in one region of bacterium:
- a CDS encoding ABC transporter permease codes for MRRLLLLIPTLLGMSVLIFAMVRLLPGDVVDAMFTADTGAGAAAKQAVRRALGLTDPLPVQYVKFVGGVVTGSLGQSLTSGEAVSTIMSRAVPITVELAVLAAAGATVVGIPLGVVSATRPNTAWDVAARVGGLVGLSVPNFWFATLALLVTSVFFHWIPPVTWIAPWRDLGANLAQTAIPALAIAVYLMATVMRMTRASMLEVLRQDYIRTARAKGASAGAVMFRHALRNSLIPVITVIGFQVGTLIGGATIVEVIFGLPGMGYTLVQAIFARDYTVIEVTTLFLAAVFVIVNLLVDLLYGLLDPRIEQA; via the coding sequence CTGCGCCGGCTGCTGTTGCTCATCCCGACGCTGCTCGGGATGTCCGTCCTGATCTTTGCGATGGTCCGCCTGTTGCCGGGCGACGTGGTGGACGCGATGTTCACCGCGGACACCGGCGCCGGGGCCGCCGCGAAGCAGGCCGTGCGCCGGGCCCTGGGCCTCACCGACCCGCTGCCGGTGCAGTACGTGAAATTCGTCGGCGGCGTCGTGACCGGGTCGCTCGGCCAGTCGCTGACGAGCGGCGAGGCGGTGTCCACGATCATGTCGCGGGCGGTTCCGATCACGGTCGAGCTGGCCGTGCTGGCGGCGGCGGGGGCGACGGTGGTCGGGATTCCGCTCGGCGTCGTCTCGGCGACCCGCCCGAACACGGCGTGGGACGTCGCCGCCCGCGTCGGCGGGCTGGTCGGCCTCTCCGTGCCGAACTTCTGGTTCGCCACGCTGGCGCTCCTCGTGACATCGGTCTTCTTTCATTGGATCCCGCCGGTGACCTGGATCGCCCCCTGGCGCGATCTCGGGGCGAACCTCGCGCAGACGGCGATCCCCGCGCTCGCGATCGCGGTGTACCTCATGGCCACCGTCATGCGGATGACCCGGGCCAGCATGCTCGAGGTGCTGCGGCAGGACTACATCCGCACCGCCCGGGCCAAGGGGGCGTCCGCCGGCGCCGTGATGTTCCGGCATGCGCTCCGGAACTCGCTGATCCCGGTGATCACCGTGATCGGCTTCCAGGTCGGTACGCTGATCGGCGGCGCGACGATCGTGGAAGTGATCTTCGGCCTCCCCGGCATGGGTTACACGCTCGTGCAGGCCATCTTCGCGCGCGACTACACCGTGATCGAGGTCACCACACTCTTCCTGGCCGCCGTGTTCGTGATCGTCAACCTGCTGGTGGACCTCCTGTACGGGCTGCTCGACCCCCGGATCGAGCAGGCGTGA
- a CDS encoding ABC transporter permease: MNARRAVELPIGGPRRAARPWVWAQAARVGRNTIGVAGAAIILATVVVALFGSLAWSTDYASQASRRLLAPSAGHPLGTDELGRDELSRIIHGAQVSLQVGMISVVIALVSGTAIGIAAGFYGRSVDVVLMRAVDVVFAFPGLVLAIVIAGLLGPSRTNAMVAIGIVYAPAFARVVRGSSLSVLSFPYVEAARSLGSSDLRIVRKHLLPNIMAPLIVLTTVYLSTAILTEAALSFLGLGTQPPEPSWGGMLNAARSYMERAPWLAVAPGLAIMLVVMGFNFLGDGLRDVLDPRLREV, translated from the coding sequence GTGAACGCCCGGCGGGCCGTGGAGCTGCCGATCGGCGGGCCGCGGCGGGCCGCGCGCCCGTGGGTGTGGGCCCAGGCGGCGCGCGTCGGGCGCAACACGATCGGGGTCGCCGGGGCGGCGATCATCCTCGCCACGGTCGTCGTGGCGTTGTTCGGGTCGCTCGCCTGGAGCACCGATTACGCGAGCCAGGCGTCCCGGCGGCTGCTGGCGCCGAGCGCGGGCCACCCGCTGGGCACCGACGAATTGGGCCGCGACGAGTTGAGCCGGATCATTCACGGCGCGCAGGTCTCCCTGCAGGTCGGGATGATCTCCGTCGTGATCGCGCTGGTCAGCGGCACGGCGATCGGGATCGCGGCCGGATTCTACGGTCGAAGCGTCGACGTCGTGCTCATGCGGGCCGTCGACGTCGTGTTCGCGTTTCCCGGACTGGTGCTGGCGATCGTCATCGCCGGGCTGCTCGGCCCGAGCCGGACCAACGCCATGGTGGCGATCGGGATCGTCTACGCGCCGGCCTTTGCCCGCGTCGTGCGGGGATCGAGCCTGAGCGTGTTGAGTTTCCCCTACGTCGAGGCGGCGCGGAGCCTCGGCAGTTCCGACCTCCGGATCGTGCGCAAACACCTGCTGCCGAACATCATGGCGCCGTTGATCGTGCTCACCACCGTGTATCTGTCGACGGCGATTCTCACCGAGGCGGCGCTGAGCTTTCTCGGCCTCGGCACCCAGCCGCCGGAGCCGTCGTGGGGCGGCATGCTCAACGCCGCGCGGTCGTACATGGAGCGGGCGCCGTGGCTCGCCGTCGCCCCGGGCCTCGCGATCATGCTGGTGGTGATGGGCTTCAACTTCCTCGGCGACGGGCTGCGCGACGTGCTCGATCCCAGGCTGCGCGAGGTGTGA
- a CDS encoding succinylglutamate desuccinylase/aspartoacylase family protein → MDDVPVTSTVHFDRPGRQAGRLHIPRSTNESGWSNLFVPVICIANGRGPTVLVTGGVHGDEPEGQIAALKLARETQPTDVRGRLIILPCMSPDASRAYTRLWPSGANLNRSFPGDPSGPPDRQLADYVTRRLFPLADVVCDIHSGGRSMLCLPWSEMHLVADRAQRAAMLDAMLAWGTDYHFIYINIAGGGLLVDEAERQGKITIGTELGGGGHVTVDIHRLAERGLRNFLRHTGVLAGEVETRAARGLPEAVILRAVDAGDYVLAPESGLFETAVGLGQEVDASEIVGRLHFPERPDRPPVDVRAGRAGIVCSIRAIATTQQGDCLVVTGQPCSRDALV, encoded by the coding sequence ATGGATGACGTGCCGGTGACGAGCACGGTGCACTTCGACCGGCCGGGCAGGCAGGCCGGCCGGCTGCACATCCCGCGCTCGACCAACGAGAGCGGCTGGTCCAATCTCTTCGTGCCGGTGATCTGCATCGCGAACGGGCGCGGTCCCACGGTCCTCGTGACCGGCGGGGTGCACGGCGATGAGCCGGAGGGGCAGATCGCGGCGCTCAAACTGGCCCGCGAGACGCAGCCCACGGACGTGCGTGGCCGCCTGATCATCCTGCCGTGCATGTCGCCGGACGCGTCACGGGCGTACACGCGGCTCTGGCCGAGCGGCGCTAACCTAAACCGTAGTTTCCCCGGCGATCCGTCCGGCCCGCCCGACCGGCAGCTCGCCGACTACGTCACGCGGCGCCTGTTTCCTCTGGCCGACGTGGTCTGCGACATTCACAGCGGCGGCCGCTCGATGCTCTGCCTGCCGTGGTCGGAGATGCACCTCGTCGCCGACCGCGCGCAGCGCGCAGCGATGCTCGACGCGATGCTGGCGTGGGGGACAGATTACCATTTCATTTACATCAACATCGCGGGCGGCGGCCTGCTGGTGGACGAGGCGGAGCGGCAGGGCAAGATCACGATCGGCACCGAGCTGGGCGGCGGAGGACACGTGACCGTGGACATCCACCGCCTCGCGGAGCGCGGACTGCGCAACTTCCTCCGCCACACCGGGGTGCTCGCGGGCGAGGTCGAAACCCGCGCCGCCCGCGGACTGCCGGAGGCGGTGATCCTGCGCGCGGTCGACGCCGGCGACTACGTCCTGGCGCCCGAGAGCGGCCTGTTCGAGACGGCCGTCGGCCTCGGGCAAGAGGTGGACGCGTCGGAGATCGTGGGGCGGCTGCACTTTCCGGAGCGCCCGGACCGGCCGCCCGTAGACGTCCGGGCCGGCCGCGCGGGGATCGTATGCTCGATCCGTGCGATCGCGACCACCCAGCAGGGGGACTGCCTCGTGGTAACGGGACAGCCCTGCTCCCGCGACGCACTGGTGTAG
- the rbsK gene encoding ribokinase, with protein sequence MNEICVVGSLNMDLVVKAPRLPRVGETILGGTFSTFPGGKGANQAVAAARLGARVAMVGRVGEDAFGRQLVESLRRDGVDAAHVHADGGAATGVAFIGVDQDGRNMIMVASGANLRLLPADVDAAHDTIVRARVLLLQLEVPIETTLRAAAMAKAAGVLVCLDPAPAAPLPDALYACVDVITPNEVEAEILTGVEVHSFVDAERAVEALRRRGPRVAVVKLGDRGAFYAGPEGRGPVPAVRTRVVDTTAAGDAFTAAMGVALGEGRGVAEAAAFAGSVAGIKVTRMGAQVGMPARAEVEAAMRSAGEP encoded by the coding sequence ATGAACGAGATTTGCGTCGTCGGGAGCCTCAACATGGACCTCGTCGTGAAGGCGCCGCGTCTCCCTCGGGTAGGCGAGACGATCCTGGGCGGGACGTTCTCGACGTTCCCGGGCGGCAAAGGCGCGAACCAGGCTGTCGCCGCCGCCCGCCTTGGCGCCCGGGTGGCGATGGTGGGCAGGGTCGGCGAGGATGCCTTCGGCCGTCAGTTAGTCGAGAGCCTTCGGCGGGATGGTGTCGATGCGGCTCATGTGCACGCCGATGGCGGCGCCGCGACGGGCGTCGCATTCATCGGTGTGGATCAGGATGGGCGCAACATGATCATGGTCGCTTCGGGCGCCAATTTGCGGTTGCTCCCCGCGGACGTGGATGCGGCGCACGACACGATCGTTCGGGCCCGCGTGCTGCTCTTGCAGTTGGAAGTGCCAATAGAAACGACCCTCCGCGCGGCGGCGATGGCCAAGGCCGCCGGTGTTCTCGTCTGTCTCGATCCCGCGCCTGCGGCCCCCCTCCCGGATGCTCTATATGCCTGCGTCGATGTCATCACGCCCAACGAGGTCGAGGCCGAGATCCTCACCGGCGTCGAGGTGCATTCATTCGTCGATGCCGAACGCGCCGTCGAGGCGCTCCGCAGGCGGGGCCCGCGCGTGGCCGTGGTGAAGCTCGGGGACCGCGGCGCGTTCTATGCGGGCCCGGAAGGCCGCGGCCCCGTGCCTGCGGTTCGGACCCGCGTCGTGGATACCACGGCGGCGGGCGACGCCTTCACCGCAGCCATGGGCGTTGCTCTCGGCGAGGGACGAGGAGTGGCCGAGGCGGCCGCCTTTGCCGGGAGTGTTGCCGGGATCAAGGTGACCCGGATGGGCGCCCAGGTGGGGATGCCGGCGCGCGCCGAAGTGGAGGCTGCCATGCGGAGCGCCGGGGAGCCGTGA
- a CDS encoding NAD(P)/FAD-dependent oxidoreductase has translation MTDVIIVGGGHNGLVCAAYLAKAGLDVRLLERRDMVGGACVTEELFPGYRFSACSYYCYLLQTKVIEDLQLRRHGFHVSPLAPLKCCLYPDGRALLTWDSVEQTQEAIGRFSKRDAEAYPRWVAFWERAAALIHPYFLTAPPTLAELAARLRTPDDRTFLDRLLAASVEDVVTEFFEDEAIRGAFIHAHDAGDPTAPGSAWCFTYIRSSAFTPRENTGIVRGGMGTITQAMAAAARSHGVTVETGVAVAEILVEGGAAVGVRLADGGEIRARVVASNADPKRTFLRLVGQEHLPAEFRRTVGRLKTNTAYFKFHAALSRLPDLSRYFRGDYDARYLGYTKISPSIEYFKQSWDDAKHGRPPRAPVMDIQIPSGYDRTMAPEGKHVMSIWASYAPVRLAEGTWDERRDEVGEHFIDVLARYAPDIRDCLVDWQLFTPRDLEERVGLTDGNIRHLDIVPSQFLAGRPMPGWAHYRTPIKGLYLCGAGTHPGGEVTGAPGHNAAHAILADIA, from the coding sequence ATGACGGACGTCATCATTGTCGGCGGCGGGCACAACGGCCTCGTGTGCGCGGCCTATCTGGCGAAAGCCGGCCTTGACGTGCGGCTGCTCGAACGCCGGGACATGGTGGGCGGCGCCTGCGTCACGGAAGAGTTGTTCCCGGGGTACCGGTTTTCCGCGTGCTCCTACTATTGCTACCTGCTCCAGACCAAGGTAATCGAAGACCTCCAACTGCGCCGTCACGGGTTCCACGTGTCCCCCCTTGCTCCGTTGAAGTGCTGTCTCTACCCGGACGGCCGCGCGCTCCTGACGTGGGACAGCGTGGAACAAACCCAGGAGGCGATTGGGCGCTTTTCCAAGCGGGACGCCGAGGCGTATCCGCGCTGGGTGGCGTTTTGGGAGCGCGCCGCGGCCTTGATTCACCCGTACTTTCTTACGGCGCCCCCGACGCTGGCCGAATTGGCGGCCCGGCTGCGCACGCCCGACGACCGCACGTTTCTGGACCGGTTGCTTGCGGCAAGCGTCGAGGACGTGGTCACCGAGTTTTTCGAGGACGAGGCCATTCGCGGCGCGTTCATCCACGCGCACGATGCCGGCGACCCGACCGCCCCCGGCAGCGCCTGGTGCTTTACGTACATCAGATCCAGCGCTTTCACTCCTCGAGAGAACACCGGCATCGTTCGGGGCGGGATGGGCACCATCACTCAGGCAATGGCGGCGGCGGCGCGGTCACACGGGGTGACGGTAGAGACGGGCGTCGCCGTTGCGGAGATCCTGGTCGAGGGCGGCGCCGCCGTCGGCGTTCGCCTGGCGGACGGCGGGGAAATTCGCGCGCGCGTCGTCGCGTCGAACGCCGACCCGAAGCGCACGTTCCTGCGGCTCGTCGGCCAAGAACACCTGCCCGCCGAATTTCGCCGCACAGTCGGGCGGCTCAAGACGAACACGGCGTATTTCAAGTTTCACGCGGCGCTCAGCCGGCTTCCCGATCTCTCCCGATACTTCCGTGGCGACTACGACGCGCGCTACCTCGGCTATACGAAGATCTCGCCCTCGATCGAATACTTCAAGCAGAGCTGGGATGACGCCAAGCACGGCCGGCCGCCCCGCGCGCCCGTGATGGACATCCAAATCCCATCGGGCTACGACCGGACGATGGCTCCCGAAGGGAAGCACGTGATGTCGATCTGGGCCTCGTACGCGCCGGTGCGTCTGGCCGAGGGAACGTGGGACGAGAGGCGCGACGAGGTGGGCGAACATTTCATCGACGTCCTGGCGCGGTACGCGCCGGACATTCGGGACTGCCTTGTCGACTGGCAGCTCTTCACCCCGCGGGATCTCGAGGAGCGCGTCGGCCTCACCGACGGCAACATCCGCCATCTCGACATCGTCCCGAGCCAGTTTCTTGCCGGCCGGCCGATGCCCGGCTGGGCGCACTATCGGACTCCGATCAAGGGCTTGTACCTATGCGGCGCCGGCACGCATCCGGGCGGGGAAGTCACGGGCGCGCCGGGTCACAACGCGGCGCACGCGATACTCGCGGATATCGCGTGA